The Oleiphilus messinensis DNA segment TGAATGCGATTAATGAATTTAAGCGCTATTATCGTTCTGTGGATGCGTTGTTGATTGACGATATACAATTTTTTGCAAGGAAAGAGCGCTCTCAGGAGGAATTTTTCCATACATTTAATGCATTACTTGAAGGTGGCCAACAGGTTATTCTGACCTGTGATCGGTATCCGAAAGAAATTGATGATATGGAAGAGCGCCTTAAATCCCGTTTTGGTTGGGGTCTTACTGTTATGGTGGAACCGCCAGAGTTGGAGACCCGTGTGGCCATCTTGATGAAAAAAGCTGAGCAGACCAATGTTCGTTTAAGCAATGAGGCTGCATTTTTTATTGCCCAAAAGATTCGTTCCAATGTCCGCGAATTGGAGGGAGCGCTTAAACTTGTCGCTGCAAATGCACACTTTACCGGTGAGGAAATTACCCCACTGTTCATTCGGGAATGTTTGAAAGACCTGTTAGCCCTTCATGAAAAACAGGTTAGTATTGATAATATTCAACGCACTGTAGCGGAGTATTACAAGATTAAAGTGGCAGATTTGCTGTCCAAACGGCGTAATCGTTCGATTACTCGGCCAAGACAGTTAGCCATGTCATTAGCGAAAGAGCTGACTAATCACAGTTTGCCTGAAATCGGTGACGCTTTTGGTGGTCGTGACCACACGACAGTGTTACATGCCTGTAAAAAGATCAATGAGCTCAAAGACACTGATCAGAATATCAGGGAAGATTATCAGAATTTTATGCGAACCCTAACTACCTAAAAATCCGGAACAAATTAAGAGCTGCCCATAATGAAGTTTAGTATTGCCCGAGAATCCTTAAGCACTCCGTTACAGGCGATTGCAGGTGTTGTCGAGAAAAAACAGACCATGCCGGTGTTATCCAACATCTTAATTCAAGTATCTGATGATTCAGTGACTTTGACCGGAACCAATATGGAAGTCGAGTTGGTTTGCCGGATTGAAGACGTTACTGTCGGTCAAACGGGACAAATAACCGTACCCGCCAAGAAATTGTCTGAAATTGTTCGTTCGCTGTCTGAGGACTTTGCGGTAGAGCTTTGGACAGAAGGTGATCGCTTGACCTTGAAGTCGGGTAACAGCACCTTTACGTTGGCGACATTGCCCGCCGAGCATTTTCCCAATGTCGAAGAAGAGACTTCGGAATATGTGGTTAAAGTAGAGCAAAGTGAACTGAAGAATATGATTTCGTCTGCTGCTTTTGCAATGGCCCAACAGGATGTTCGTTATTATTTGAACGGTATGTTACTGGAAAGTGACCAAGACGTGATCCGTTTGGTTGCAACGGATGGTCATCGGCTGGCCATGGCATCGAACAAGATTCCAACAGGTGTCACCGAGCACAAGCAAGTCATCATCCCTCGTAAAGGTGTTTTGGAGTTAGCACGTTTGTTAGGGGAAGATGGATATGTCGAGTTAGTGATCAGCGATAGTCATATTCGATCCCGAATTGGCGCTTATACGTTTACATCAAAATTAATCGAAGGTAAGTTCCCGGATTATAATCGGGTTATTCCTCGTGGTGGTGATAAGACGATAATGGCTGATCCTGCCATGTTGAAAAGTGCGTTACTGCGTGCAGGTATTTTATCTCACGAAAATATCCGTGGAATACGCTTACATTTGTCCACAAATTTGCTTAAAGTAACAGCTAATAACCCGGAACATGAACAAGCTGAAGACTATGTAGAAGTCGACTATCAGGGTGATGAGCTGCAGATCGGATTTAACGTGGGTTACTTGATTGATGTAATGAATAACATCGATGATGAACGTATCAAGATCATTTTATCCAATCCAAACAGTAGTGCTCTGATTGAACCGGTTAACAAAGCTGATGTCTTGTATGTTATTATGCCAATGCGGTTATAATTTCATCTATGTTTGGACAATTCGCCATGTCCGAGCGGGTTAGGGTCTTCATACGTACGGGAAACTCAGTCAGGAAGAATAGTATGGTTACTATTAAAAATGCGGTTAAAGGCGCACTTCGGATCGGTCAAACCGCTACCGTGTTATCGAAAACAGGTGTAAGCTGGGTCAAAGGAGATCGACCACCCGTTCCCAGGTTGATCCGTCAAACTTTTGAGTCCCTTGGTGCAACTTACATCAAATTAGGTCAGTTTATTGCCAGCTCGCCAACATTTTTCCCGCAAGAATATGTTGAAGAGTTTCAATATTGCCTCGACAAGACTAAGCCGCTGCCTTTTTCCATTATGAAAGCGATCCTTCAGGATGAGTTGGACAGACCACTTTCAGAAATTTATGAGTATATTGATTCAACACCCTTGGCATCGGCCTCAATCGCTCAGGTTCATGCTGCGAAATTAGTAACCGGTGAAGATGTTGTGATCAAAATTCAAAAACCTGGTGTGGAGAATATTCTTCTCACGGATTTGAATTTTCTCTATGCGTCGGCACGTCTGGTTGAATACCTCGCACCCAAGTTATCCTGGACGTCTCTTTCCGGAATTGTTGAAGAGATTCAACGGACCATGATGGAAGAGTGTGATTTCATTAAGGAGTCCAATAACCTTAAAGAATTCAGAAAATTCCTGGATCGAACCGGCAATGCCGATGCCACGGTTCCCAAGGTTTATGATCATTGTACATCTCGTCGAGTGTTGACCATGGAACGGTTCTATGGTGTGCCACTCATCGATCTCGATACCATCCGGAAGTATTGCAGTGATCCTGAGCGAACGCTCATTACCGCTATGAATACCTGGTTCGCCAGTTTGACACAATGTGAATTTTTCCATGCCGATGTCCATGCGGGAAATCTCATGGTCTTGGAAGATGGACGTATCGGATTCATTGATTTTGGCATTGTTGGACGTATTTCCGCGGGTGCGTGGCAAGGAATGTCCGACTTTATTTCCTCGATTATGGTCGGGAACTTTGAAGGTATGGCCGAAGCGATGATTATGATTGGTATCACCAAGAAACAGGTGGACGCTCAGGATCTCGCGGATGATATCCGAAATTTGTATCGTAGAATGGATACCATGGTACCGGAATATGATGTATTAAACGGCGGCAAGGATGATGAGGTCAATAATATTCTGATGGAAATCGTCCGTATCGGCGAGCAACATGGCCTCCATTTCCCCCGCGAGTTTGCGTTGCTTCTGAAGCAATTCCTCTATTTCGATCGATATGTTCATGTGTTAGCGCCAGAGTTGGATATGTTTGTAGATGATCGCTTAAACATGTTGCACTAAGACTGGTAGAAGTCATACAGTAGAAAACCCCAAGCCATTAAAGCTTGGGGTTTTTTGTTTTCTGAGTGTAATAAAATCGATTTGGTCACAGATTTCCAATACACAACGCGTAATCATTTCGGTAGTAAATGTACTCATTACCAATATGAAGAAAGGGAAATTTCAAACATGTCTCGCTCAGACGAAACCTATCTCCGCAAACAAAATCAAATATTTGAAAGTCTATTCAATACAAATGAATTAGAATCGATCATGCAATTGTTTGAAGAAGATGCGATGCTCCTGTTGCCCGGCGTACCTTTGATTCGGGGACGCAGTGCGATATTAGAGACATTCCGTTTTATGAAAACAAAAATAGATAAAATCAGTAATCATACTGAAGAAATTCATATTTCGGGAATTACGGCGATTGAGGTAGGACATTACCAGCACTTCGATTTGAACGGTAAGCCACTTGATGAAGGTAAGTTTCTTGTAGTCTGGAAGAAGGTTGCAGGAGCATGGTTGATTTCGAAAGATTCAGTTTCCTCAAATGGAAGATAATCTCTTATTGCTGTTGATAAACTCTCAAGCCGGTTAATCTTTGAAGAACGTAAGATTATTTCTGTGCGCTTATCTGAAGTTTGCGTATTGCCGTGTTGTTTCAGGTAAAACGATATTGAAACGATTAAGCTGTTTTTGATTGAAGTAAAGAATTCCCGCTTCATCAACGATGGGTGATAGGGCTGAAGGTGATACGCCTTCCAATATGCTAAGCGCCTGCAATCCAGCCATTCGCCCATGTGCTTCCCCATCCAGCACAAACCCGCCCATTGCCAGGTTTTCTCCAACCGCAAGATCATTGTTTACAAATACGGGAATTCGACTGTTCGCAGAGATCCACTCGATTACCTTCTTCGGCGGAATGTAACGGCCGCTATCCGTTTTAATATTGAAATAGGCCGAAGGTAAAAGTACATCATAATCCTGGTGACTTTTTCTAACTGTGTCCTGCCAGGCTGTCCAGCTTTCAAGAATTTTAACCTCAGCTAAAATTCCTTGTACCACAAACTGATCTCTCGATCCGATCAAGGTTCTAATTTGCGCTTTGGATGTCTGACTGTTTTCCGTCAGTATCAGTATTTTCTTTGCGTCCGGAATAATTGATTTCAGAATTCTCAAACTTCCCATAAAGGGTGCTCTTTCCAAAATACCCGTCATATTGATGGGCAGTTTTCCTGATTTGAAGTAATCCCTAGGATTCGCATTTATTCCCATAAAAACAACCGGAATTGTGCTCGCTTCAAGATAGGGTCCAATCAAACGCAGCGCATTATCATCGGAAAGAACAACAAGATCAGGAGGGCTTGAGTGCATTTCCTGAAGCGCTTGTCTCACATTCGTTTCGTATTCATCGGGTAAAATACGTTTTGTATCGAGGTAAACAGTTTTAATTTCCGCCTTCAGTTTAAGAATATTCTGCAGTCCGCTGTTGCACTCCAGGGTCCAGTAGTACTGAGGATGGTAACTTGATATGTGTAAAACGTATTTTAGTTTCGCAAATACGCCCGGTGAAAAAAACAAGATGGTGATTAACAGTACACGCCACATTGAATAGAGTTCCTCTCAGCCAGTCCCTTGTGAAAGTGAATTCCGTTTTTAAAGTATAGTTTGAACCTAAATCCTGCAATCTATATGTCTGAATCGATTCGATACGACTATAGCGACATTTAGTGTCGATGGATCACCATTTTGCACACCATGCAACTGAAACAAGCGTAATTCACTTGATTGGACTGTTTAAATTATAATCATCTCTATCGTCAACCGGAGCAACAGGCCAAAGTCTGCCTGACTCCAAATCTGGAATTTGCTTAGTCGAAGAATTTAAGTATAGGTATTTTGGTCAATGAATAAACGACAGCTTTAACCAGTCAGCCCACGGAGTTGGGTGAAGATGGTTGCTCGGAACGTTGACCTTAAGCTGATTCCCACCACGCAAGAGTTGTCCAGCAGTACGTACCAGAAAAGTTCGGATAGTTTGAATTTCCCATCGTTTCAATTCGTCATTATCGCTCAGTAGTGCCATCCAGCGTACCGTGTTATACGCCAGCACAGCGCATTGGAAAATTAATGAGCTGGCCATGAAATCATGGCTCTTGATTTGCGCCAGCCCCATTT contains these protein-coding regions:
- the dnaN gene encoding DNA polymerase III subunit beta, which codes for MKFSIARESLSTPLQAIAGVVEKKQTMPVLSNILIQVSDDSVTLTGTNMEVELVCRIEDVTVGQTGQITVPAKKLSEIVRSLSEDFAVELWTEGDRLTLKSGNSTFTLATLPAEHFPNVEEETSEYVVKVEQSELKNMISSAAFAMAQQDVRYYLNGMLLESDQDVIRLVATDGHRLAMASNKIPTGVTEHKQVIIPRKGVLELARLLGEDGYVELVISDSHIRSRIGAYTFTSKLIEGKFPDYNRVIPRGGDKTIMADPAMLKSALLRAGILSHENIRGIRLHLSTNLLKVTANNPEHEQAEDYVEVDYQGDELQIGFNVGYLIDVMNNIDDERIKIILSNPNSSALIEPVNKADVLYVIMPMRL
- a CDS encoding ABC1 kinase family protein, coding for MVTIKNAVKGALRIGQTATVLSKTGVSWVKGDRPPVPRLIRQTFESLGATYIKLGQFIASSPTFFPQEYVEEFQYCLDKTKPLPFSIMKAILQDELDRPLSEIYEYIDSTPLASASIAQVHAAKLVTGEDVVIKIQKPGVENILLTDLNFLYASARLVEYLAPKLSWTSLSGIVEEIQRTMMEECDFIKESNNLKEFRKFLDRTGNADATVPKVYDHCTSRRVLTMERFYGVPLIDLDTIRKYCSDPERTLITAMNTWFASLTQCEFFHADVHAGNLMVLEDGRIGFIDFGIVGRISAGAWQGMSDFISSIMVGNFEGMAEAMIMIGITKKQVDAQDLADDIRNLYRRMDTMVPEYDVLNGGKDDEVNNILMEIVRIGEQHGLHFPREFALLLKQFLYFDRYVHVLAPELDMFVDDRLNMLH
- a CDS encoding YybH family protein, which translates into the protein MSRSDETYLRKQNQIFESLFNTNELESIMQLFEEDAMLLLPGVPLIRGRSAILETFRFMKTKIDKISNHTEEIHISGITAIEVGHYQHFDLNGKPLDEGKFLVVWKKVAGAWLISKDSVSSNGR
- a CDS encoding ABC transporter substrate-binding protein, with the translated sequence MWRVLLITILFFSPGVFAKLKYVLHISSYHPQYYWTLECNSGLQNILKLKAEIKTVYLDTKRILPDEYETNVRQALQEMHSSPPDLVVLSDDNALRLIGPYLEASTIPVVFMGINANPRDYFKSGKLPINMTGILERAPFMGSLRILKSIIPDAKKILILTENSQTSKAQIRTLIGSRDQFVVQGILAEVKILESWTAWQDTVRKSHQDYDVLLPSAYFNIKTDSGRYIPPKKVIEWISANSRIPVFVNNDLAVGENLAMGGFVLDGEAHGRMAGLQALSILEGVSPSALSPIVDEAGILYFNQKQLNRFNIVLPETTRQYANFR